TGTGTTAAGACTTACCATAATCTGAAACAAAAACACCATTTAGCCGAGGTTGAACTGCGCCATTGATGTCCTCAATGTTGTTCTTGTGCAGACCATGAACAAGCTTAGCAGTAGGGTTACAGCATCCTGTGTTTTCAAGAAACAAGATATCTCAGGTCACATCGAACATTGGGGTAAAAATCTGGGTTTTTGAAACAGGAGAATCTCATTGGGTTTCGAGTTTGAACCAAAGAGAAGCTAAGAAGATGGGGTGGATACTGGAGAATCAGATTTCAGAGGGAGTGGGGACCCAGAAAGAGACAAATAAGCTCGATTTTACACCTAAAGATTgagactttttttcttttttatcgaTATTTGCAGTGGGTGAGAGAAGACTACTACGTTTCAAAcagtaaaaagaaaagaaaaagggtcaaaattaAAGCAGGCTCTTTTGCTTTATCTGCTGTAACAAGAGCTTTATCAGAGCTACTGAGTTTGAAAACATTGACTCGGCCTAACCCGTCGAGTTTAACGTCCATGACTCGgatagaaatttatatatacaaaattttgggaaatttgaAACGAAACAAAATAATAGAATGTTTGAATACCTGTTCTGTTCCCAGAATCTATGGGTTTATTGTTATTGCCATATTTTCTTGGGAGAAAAACACCGGTGCCGGAACGCTCCTTTTTCATTCCGAAGGCGCCGGAGCCACAGCAAGCGGCGGCGGAACCACCGAAAGGCATAGCAGGCCGACCGGACTGAAAATGCAGGGAGCGCAAGGCGGCTGCGTggccggcgccgccgccgcccacCAACGGCCTGCCGTACCTTCCATTCTCCACAAACGGCACAGCGCCGCCAAGCACGGCGGTGCGAGAGGCGCGAGCCTGGAAGAGCGGCGGTGGTTCAATGTAGCATCCGTTGTCCCACATAGCGCCGCCGCAGCCCTGCTGCTGCTTCACCATTTGAGCCCCAACCGGTTTCTGTAACTGTCAAAATtaggtttaattaattaaaaatctgTAAAAATTGGGAGCAGAAATGGCGGTAAAAGCAGCGCCGGAAAATGGCTTACCCTAGCATTTTGCACGGCGGCGTGAGGCGGAAGCGGAGCGAATGTTCGAGTCCCCGGAAGCTCATCTCCGGCCCTCATTTTCAGCCTCGCAACCTGACCGGCGGCGGCCTGAAGTATCAGATCCCAGGCGTCGCTCTTCGCTGCAAGCGGCGTAGTCGGAGAGGATATCTGAGATGACCCGTTCGGTGAACCCGACCCGGCACTCATACCCGACCAGCTCCCCACTCGGGCCAGAGTCGATTGGGGCGACCCACACAGAAGCCAACTCTTcataatttcaaccaaaaacCATAAACTCAGTACacactcaaaaaaattaaaattaaaacaaaaaatttaaaaaatataaaaaaattcatacataAATGCAATGCAAAATATAGTACCTCAAAGTGATTTTGAGCAGGGGAGGTGGACTTGCGAGTTTCATCGAGAGAGGACCGAGTTAAGCGGCGAGTCAACTCAGCGAGGAACTCCTCCTCGTCGCTCTCCGTTCCGGTAGACGCGGCCGGCGAAGAGCAGAGATCGTACGGGAACTCCGCCGGGAAGCAGAGGTCAGGGTCGAGCTTCGTCGTCTTCACCGCGGTTTTCTCAAAGGTACCGGCGTAACCGGCGAGAATATCGTCGGCGGTGAAAAACTCCGGCGGCAACAAGAACTCCGGTTCTTTAACAGCCATCtctgagagtgagagagagagagagagagaagatttGCAGAGTGTTgtgttgtgaagaagaagataggCGGTGGGGGTAATAAAGGAGAAGGGgagtgagttttttttttttttttgccagaGGGTGTGGGGCCCAAAGGAAGGGAGGGAAAAGCGGGAAGGTGGGCCCAGGCGGAGTTTTGACGAAGTGGCGTAGTGGGAGGGATGACTGGATGTTCTTTGAGGCGGACAGGGTGGCATTTTTTAAGGattccctcttttttttttcttttccttttttgtcattttttatttttcatttttgaaattttaaacatgAGGAAAACTTTTTCGGAATTTTCTTTAAAGTATTTATGCGTAAATAATTtatatgaaatttttaattttaaattcatcatTGTAATAGTTGTTGGTTATTTGTCAACAAAGTTTGGGATTCAAATATAGACAGTTACGACTCTTGTTCACTAGTAGACAACTAGTGGTTATTCATCAATGGAAATAGTCATCAACTATCCAACAATGGTTAGTGGttgttttttaaaacatttcaatttaaataaaataaaataaaaaattatatacttagGATTCAAGTTCGTATTAAAATGTCATGTGTTAGCCTAGTTAGCGCTACATTATAAGTAACATGTTGAATACATCACATTATGGCCTAATTGTACTAATTTGCTAGTTTATGGTACCTCAtcgattttatttttttcaattaaaaagtttaattgcactatccacaaAACTTAATAAATCAATTTGAAacttttttctaatttaattttttttcatataggCAAAACAAAAAGTTTCAATCGATATTATATAAATCTATATAATTAAGGCCAGTAAGATCCATAAACGGTAAAGAGTTTATGTCATTGGATAAATATAGTCAACAAAATCGCAACCTATATAGTCAACACATTAATGTTATTTATCATGAATTTTTTAACTATACAAGTCCAATTTCgaccaaaaaaattattgaattgcATCAatcttattataatattataattttgagTCAGGAATCATGATTATCACCTTCTTCCCTAATTTGTTGGGCAACCATCAAATAACCACTTATCAACATAATAATTCATTGAAGCTAAGttttatttatcaattataaataactcaaaGGACTtgtatattcaaaataatatagtGACACCAAAAATGATTAGTAtactttttaacaaaattatcaCTCTTGTCATATACTCTTATTTCTGTAATGGGCtttttggttcacggaataggtagggaatggcatagcattcccagtaataacctattccgttgtttggttcgcatttgtATTCTATTACCAGGGCCCCcctggtattaacctattcctgacctctcaggaataggtattttattttatttccatttttaccCTTTTTGGTAACAAGATTTTCCTGAcagattattaaaaaattattatcattattaacgATCCAAGCTCAAAGCGTGAGCAATAGAAGGGAAAGGAACCGATGAACAGTCAATACAGTCAGACTTAGATAGGGCTTCCCTAGCCAATACATGAGCAACCCCGTTCGCGGACCGTTTAACAAACAGAAAGCTTAAATTAGAGAAATCTCTTGCTAAGTTTttaatatcataaattaaaaggTCAAAAGATGAAATAGGTTCATGATCTTCATTGATGCCATTGATGACCTGTAAGCAATCACTTTCGAGAAGGacattgtgatttgtgaagctGCATGGACATAGTAGCCACCTCGCCGCCCTTAGTGGGAAAACCTAATTAGAGTACACAGCAACGGTTGTAGATTTTTGGCAAAATGGATTTCAAGAATCATGCTCCGTCGCAGCTCACGGGGGAGGCAGAAGCGCAGCTCCAAGAAGGCATCAACCTGGTGCTGTCTCGATGCTCGATTGGCCTCTCTGTAGATGGCCGTCGCAAACGAGTGGGGCGGCCGCGGATCTCATCAGAAATCCCAAGAGCTGTCTGAACGCATCTTCTCATTCTTCACTCAATCCAAAATTGCGTAAGCAAGGAGCAGACCAAAGCCAACATTAATTATAAACACAACACCTTACCTCTGAGTCTGAAAACAGCATCCACATCTGCTTAGGATAAACGCATCACATTATTAGGACTCTTGAATATCTAATTAGTTGTTGCAGGAAGACTCCTTGAaacaagggcatttatgtcttttaaatatatattccatttctattccttccgcaaaccaaacgctagaatacaattcccaagtctattccttccgcgaaccaaacgctggaatacaattcatattctattccttacctattccattccttatggaatagtattcctattcccttaaaattcattccgtgaaccaaacgtgctgtaaatgatagaaagaaaatgaaagaagaaaaaaagagttaatatctTATTTGTTAAGTCAATCAATATCACAAGAGAATAATGTGGAGTATATAACTAATAAGTACTAATTTTACTATTATTTGCTCCCCAAATGTTGAATCCCTCATCCCAATGGCTTCTCACACCCTCGCCCGACAAAGtatttgggaggatgtaaatcatgataactcaattGAACACATAGGCTATACATTTGCTTACTACGCACACCGAAAGTGAAGTTTAGACAGACTTGAAGTACTATTATATCAAGTGTTGATGCTAGCTAACTAAAATTTAGGTACACCATATGCAATAAGAGATGTTTAAAGAGTAAATATAGGTGGCAATATATGATAATATAACATAATTGGACAATATAACCCTATCCTCCTTGCTTTATTTGGATGGATATCTATTACAcaaagttatatatattcaGACATATTCAGTTGAGATCATAAAAcaagttttatttaaaatgcaCATTTAGATAAGGGGTGTTAATTTTCTTGTCaatcacacacatacacacacacacacacacatatgggGCGCTCAGGTGTGAACCATCACCCAGGCGAGAACTGAGAACGCTtcgcagccgtccacgtgttcagatcaacgaatcagatgtaatttaaaaaattaaaaaaaaaaataacgcggtggcattttcgtaaataattcaaactttggtgcaagtaattgtgttataagtgcacctagtttcatttacaagtgcaagtaatttaccttgttaacattcatgcatatAGGTGCACCACTTATAACGTTATGTTCaactagttatagcattagaaGCACTTAGTATTAAGCTcgatgtacattttactttcacctttaatacattttacttgcacttgtgcacttattttcacttacaagtgcaagtaatttactaattataacattaggtgcatctagttataacattagctgcacttagtattgatgttcagtgtaaattttacttgcacttttgcacatattttcacttacaagtgcaggtaaattaccttgttaacattcatgtacTTAGGTGCCCGCACCttgttataacgttaggtgcaactacatctggacacgtggcgcaCTGCGAAGCGTTCTCAGTTTTCTCCTAGCAGAGTGGTTCTCACTTGAAcgcgattatatatatatatatatatatatatatatatatatatatatatatatatatatatatatataggggtcctgttaattgcaatccacgactttcaaaactgttaatttcataccttaactattcaatttttgtcaattttggtcactctggCCAAATTACCCGTCAAATGTCACCGGAaagtcctaaaccctaaaataacaagggtattttggtcatttcacattcttgtcttcttctccggcgacctcccactttttcttgcatttttcCGGCTACGCCTTCGCGATGAACAGAGTAGCAGATCGACGACATTGGATGTCAGATCTGGCGACTCCTCCCACATTTCTTCGTCGGAGACCTCCGTTATCGCGGTGAGCAACCAGATCTGGCTGTTCAACGTGGGCAGGAGCACTAGCGACCTCAGCTCTTCCCTGCGATAGTTCCTCTGTTTTTCGGCGAGGCATTGAATGTCAGTATTAGTTCCTTCCGAACAACGACTATGGCGGATGGTCTTTCTCCCTCTTCGGCGGTGCAACTCGGTTCTTCCGGCTGCAATGATTAGTTTGGCAGTGAGCAAGTGGATTTGTAGGAGGTAAGCAACGACTATGGACGGCTCTTTGTTTCATTCAATTGTGATAAGCAACAGTCGCCGgaaaaaatgcaagaaaaagtgggAGGTcgccgaagaagaagacaagaatgtgaaatgaccaaaatacccttgttattttagggtttaggattttccggcgacatttggccggtaatttggccggagtgaccgaaattgacaaaaattaaatagttaaggtacgaaattaacagttttgaaagtcgtggactgcaattagcAAGACCCTTATAGTTagtagaccaaaatggcaattatatatatatatatatatatatatatatatatatatatatatatatatatatatatatatatatatatatagtagagtttaAGTGTAGACGTgtcttaacgtgtgaacagtgcgacctcaccactatgtatacaaatatacaccactcagtgttagaaaatgcaccacacaaatatgcaccgttaggtacacatcaccaaaaaacacaccactaagtattgaaatatacaccacacagtgtttggaaatgcacaattaggggcaAAAGAGttatagtacattattttggatgtgtgatgtgttttttggtgttttgtaTGTTTTTATGTGCTGCGTTTTTTATCATTGAGTGatgcattttataacattgagtggtgtgaaccgcaccgaccgcacggaaaGACGCGGCCACATctatataatcaaatgaaaactAAACTTCTCCTCGTGTGAAGtatgaattaaattaattaatcaattaacaAACAATAACTTAGaaaaattaatgtaaaaaaagacatgatgaattttataaatattaatttgaaatttgtcaaacattaaacaagaattaaaattgcaatacaATAGATCTAACTACTAGTCTACTGATCTTCTTTAATCTACCTAGCCTGCTAGTGGGGCCCCCAATAAATTCCAAACCACAATGATTAAAACTTTTGTAGGCATCATTTGTTgtcattattatttgaattttattgttccaaaaacatttcaaatggttaaataaaaaaacaaaaaaaaaattaaaaaaaaatttaaaaaaaaaaaaaaaaaaaacgagctGATCGCTAAACAAATTCAAATCTAACAACACATTTACGGATTAAAATATGCTAGAgactataattaaaaataaaaacccttATTTACCCGACTTCAAGACTTGAtgttattaattaagaattggtatttaatttatacttcaTTTGTCTTAGGGAAAATCGCACTCTTAGTCCCCCAATTAGTACAACTTCTGCAATGTTGTCCTTATCTTTCAATTTGGACACTTTTGATCCCTCAGTTATTGACCCGttagtcaatttagtccttaTGTCAGTTAACAACCATGACCTCCGTTTAGACCATGGGTATAATTGGAATTTCACATATTAGGaaaatgcacttttggtccctcaccAATAACTTAAGTTTCATTGTAATTCTTGGAGCTTAATTCTTCCCCATGCTGAACACAATCAACACTAGGCTAGATGCCAAGAACATTGCCACCATTCTCCGGCATTGTGAGGTGAAGGTGTTCTTCGTGGACTATGAATATGTGGAGAAGGCTAGGAAAGCGGTGGAGTTGTTGATGGCGGAGAATACTATGCACTGTGGAGTTGTTCGTCGTTATTAACTTCCGGCAAGACATCTAACCGGCCCGCTAATATGAAAGTTAGGACAACCAGCCTGCTAGTATATAACTACGGTTGAAGTGAACATATATGCAtatcgacaaaaaaaaaaagaaaaaaaaaaagaaatgttaGAAAGCTTAGAGAGGGAAAGTTAGATAATGGAGGTCCAAAGGCCACATGCCGTCTGCATTACCTATCCAGCTCAAGGCCACATACACGCCATGCTCGAGCTAGCCAAGCTTCTTCATCACAGGGGTTTTCACATTACCTATGTTCTCACTCAACTTAACTATACCCACATCATGAAAGCCAGAAACTTCATCCCTCTCAGTCAATCACCCACTTTCCGTTTCGAAACCATACCCGACGGCCTTCCCTCACCCACTTTCCGTTTCGAAACCATACCCGACGGCCTTCCCTCACGGGAAAACCCCGACACCACTCTAGACATCGTCGAGCATTATTGCTTTTCGACGGCCAAGAATTTCTAGACTAACTTCTGATATATTGTTTTTCCCGATTAGCGCTGTCGCCAGTTTGATGCACATATATTCTCCTAAACTCCGTGACaaggttttcaaaaacaaaGGTGTGAAAAAATCTCTCTTAGCTTATGGCATTCCATCAATTTGTAGACCACATCTGGGCTAGCCCTATTATTTTATAGCCATAGTCAAAGTAAAAGCAATAgctccacacacacacacacacacacacacacacacacacacacacacacacatataatgaGAATAGTTAGCGCGAGTGACGAGTCAAAAGCCGAGGTGGGTTTGTTGAATCCGGTAATGGGGCTTAGAGCTTGCTCCTTTAAATTTCCTGTGGCCGGTGAGAAAGAATCTTGATTGTTTACATGCAGAAATCTCCGACTTAGTGTGAGATTCATCTCCATCGATCTCCATTTCCTTGTAGAAAACAAGCAATTAAGCTCCAAGAATTACAAGGAAATTAAGTTATTGGTGAGGGACCAAAAATGCATTTTCCTAATATGTGAAATTCCAATTATACCCATGGTCTAAACGGAGGTAATGGTTGTTAACTGAtagaaggac
This portion of the Ipomoea triloba cultivar NCNSP0323 chromosome 5, ASM357664v1 genome encodes:
- the LOC116019040 gene encoding uncharacterized protein LOC116019040 isoform X2; the encoded protein is MAVKEPEFLLPPEFFTADDILAGYAGTFEKTAVKTTKLDPDLCFPAEFPYDLCSSPAASTGTESDEEEFLAELTRRLTRSSLDETRKSTSPAQNHFESWLLCGSPQSTLARVGSWSGMSAGSGSPNGSSQISSPTTPLAAKSDAWDLILQAAAGQVARLKMRAGDELPGTRTFAPLPPHAAVQNARKPVGAQMVKQQQGCGGAMWDNGCYIEPPPLFQARASRTAVLGGAVPFVENGRYGRPLVGGGGAGHAAALRSLHFQSGRPAMPFGGSAAACCGSGAFGMKKERSGTGVFLPRKYGNNNKPIDSGNRTGCCNPTAKLVHGLHKNNIEDINGAVQPRLNGVFVSDYEMLIARRNAAVLAQQRMNFRQERHEVCLPQEWTY
- the LOC116019040 gene encoding uncharacterized protein LOC116019040 isoform X1, with the protein product MAVKEPEFLLPPEFFTADDILAGYAGTFEKTAVKTTKLDPDLCFPAEFPYDLCSSPAASTGTESDEEEFLAELTRRLTRSSLDETRKSTSPAQNHFESWLLCGSPQSTLARVGSWSGMSAGSGSPNGSSQISSPTTPLAAKSDAWDLILQAAAGQVARLKMRAGDELPGTRTFAPLPPHAAVQNARLQKPVGAQMVKQQQGCGGAMWDNGCYIEPPPLFQARASRTAVLGGAVPFVENGRYGRPLVGGGGAGHAAALRSLHFQSGRPAMPFGGSAAACCGSGAFGMKKERSGTGVFLPRKYGNNNKPIDSGNRTGCCNPTAKLVHGLHKNNIEDINGAVQPRLNGVFVSDYEMLIARRNAAVLAQQRMNFRQERHEVCLPQEWTY